A stretch of Saccharomyces cerevisiae S288C chromosome IV, complete sequence DNA encodes these proteins:
- the YSP2 gene encoding Ysp2p (Sterol-binding protein located at plasma membrane-ER contact sites; role in retrograde transport of sterols from plasma membrane to ER, which is inhibited via phosphorylation by TORC2-dependent protein kinase Ypk1p; contains two StART-like domains that bind sterols and a GRAM domain; co-localizes to puncta in the cortical ER with Sip3p; one of six StART-like domain-containing proteins in yeast that may be involved in sterol transfer between intracellular membranes; conserved across eukaryotes) has translation MRDEATRKKRSFSDGHFFKKLKLMSRKKQPVMERSKTTRTRKESTNSAAKSSLSLRRANNGRKTIAKRRVLTDIGSTNEGVAGNSGSNSPAQYSHTPHFSDSIPPLPLELPDIVSIRSSRSHISNKSNKNKHGIDLTFIPRRSLQNSKAGLKKPNTSPQGYFNIPVTIDRASEKVKHTDTKNTFNSSSSENERPVLSILQKDDSQSSSHPAIDSMSAPNNINNNNDIENSSNSLFDTILSIAHSAISHVPKISALNTEIQREFSHSGESHTGSTRHPYFHIHHAQQQHPLSQQQGPLPVSENANQNPNDTVLIHSPSANTAHRSSSFLRHLDYLLSPTSGPASDKHTQVEEGDDEEELSPLSKAFLSPSTQLVPTNTSTTPLSGSLTPNNRNVNANSNSETENDNDRDDRSNVGKVKFQPLKVHEPAISTFGKGNLTLEAVAGSSDIDNTTIDLDENNTNNNPNASSTNLSHISKSNVNNNLGPKELNTSYRNSTYIDMARFENSQSNLSSHRARSKTLPANKALENAVGDEGNSKRNSRYSSYSNDMAFDDADERKFRSMSKKFLNRRSFSPSNLGNKVIPGINLRNSFNKNRNSSSDFFSTNQGQQMPRTSTAGSGNIHAIMGLDSGNDDFKLEGIEYASEKKNSEFHTLFKDCDINPNEKLIVDHSCALSRDILLQGRMYISDAHIGFFSNILGWVSTVFIPFKEIVQIEKKTTAGIFPNGIVIDTLHTKYIFASFMSRDATFDLITDVWNQIILGKKYRNGFGNNDDGTISDSSSAFFDDSDDNDDDGDLDDDDPDINSTDMTSSDDIDADVFNESNDLGKNQKSTNYLLGPNKHSPTTADFKPSNNDHLVIEANINAPLGKVVNLLYGEDVSYYERILKAQKNFEISPIPNNFLTKKIRDYAYTKPLSGSIGPSKTKCLITDTLEHYDLEDYVKVLSITKNPDVPSGNIFSVKTVFLFSWDKNNSTKLTVYNSVDWTGKSWIKSMIEKGTFDGVADTTKIMISEIKKILSDEDSNINSKHQASNNESEEEIINLPTIGPPVHDPTEPDFQKGKDDTVIDEKINIPVPLGTVFSLLYGDDTSYIKKIIENQNNFNVCDIPKFVNNAREITYTKKLNNSFGPKQTKCIVTETIEHMDLNSFFMVKQIVRSPDVPYGSSFSVHTRFFYSWGDHNTTNMKVVTNVVWTGKSMLKGTIEKGSIDGQRSSTKQLVDDLKKIISNASSTKKKSRRRGKTVNKRKSSPSTIKNEKNEENFEDTSTKNSFFSAFSMLQQVNITSVQGIMTIISFFICLIFFFRLLFHSKNTSNIQIITPGTILINGNEYNYVPNFKTLYHVYEDNIIKDARRKDSNKNNIVTDTEGLIWDWLIDRGNGTVQNSVLSNHIKESNNKKVKLVNGVSDHKIQQLVESIKITELQLQEMKELLAQTDNTSATNQLL, from the coding sequence ATGAGGGATGAAGCTACTCGCAAAAAAAGGTCATTTAGTGATggtcattttttcaagaaactgaaattgaTGTCAAGGAAAAAGCAACCTGTTATGGAAAGAAGTAAGACCACTCGTACAAGGAAGGAATCTACCAATTCCGCAGCAAAATCATCCCTATCATTAAGAAGGGCCAACAATGGCAGAAAGACCATCGCTAAGAGAAGAGTACTGACCGACATAGGCTCTACTAATGAAGGTGTTGCCGGTAACTCTGGTTCAAACTCTCCTGCTCAATATTCTCATACTCCTCATTTTAGTGATTCTATCCCACCACTGCCTTTAGAGCTACCAGATATCGTCTCAATAAGGAGTAGTAGAAGTCATATTAGTAATAAGAGTAATAAGAACAAACATGGTATAGACTTGACTTTCATACCTCGAAGATCGCTACAAAATTCTAAGGCTGGCTTGAAGAAACCGAATACTTCTCCACAAGGTTATTTTAATATTCCAGTGACTATAGATAGAGCAAGTGAGAAAGTCAAACATACTGATACTAAAAATACATTCAATTCTTCGTCTTCTGAGAATGAACGACCAGTTTTGAGCATCTTACAGAAGGATGACTCTCAAAGTTCTTCGCACCCAGCTATCGATTCAATGTCAGCACCCAATAATattaacaacaataacGACATTGAGAATTCTTCAAACAGTCTATTTGATACTATTCTATCAATTGCTCATAGTGCCATATCTCATGTCCCTAAAATTTCAGCCTTAAATACTGAGATACAACGTGAATTTTCGCATTCAGGTGAAAGTCATACAGGTTCAACTCGCCATCCTTATTTCCATATCCACCACGCGCAGCAGCAACATCCCTTGTCACAGCAACAAGGGCCCTTACCTGTTTCCGAAAATGCTAACCAAAATCCCAATGACACAGTGCTCATTCATTCCCCCTCCGCTAACACAGCCCACCGCAGTTCATCATTTTTGCGTCATTTAGATTATTTACTATCCCCCACTTCTGGTCCAGCCTCTGATAAACATACTCAAGTAGAGGAAGGGGATGACGAGGAAGAGTTATCGCCTCTTTCCAAAGCATTTCTTTCACCATCAACTCAACTGGTACCTACAAATACATCGACTACGCCCCTTTCAGGTTCTTTGACACCTAACAATAGAAACGTAAATGCAAACTCTAACTCTGAAACCGAGAACGACAATGATAGGGATGATAGATCAAATGTTGGCAAAGTGAAATTTCAGCCCTTGAAAGTACACGAGCCTGCAATCTCAACCTTTGGTAAAGGCAACTTAACTTTAGAGGCAGTGGCAGGATCCTCTGATATTGATAATACAACTATTGATCTGGACGAGAATAATACCAATAATAATCCAAATGCAAGTTCAACAAACTTGAGTCATATTAGCAAAAGTAACGTAAACAATAATCTCGGTCCAAAAGAATTAAACACAAGTTATCGTAATAGTACCTATATCGACATGGCAAGGTTTGAAAATTCACAATCGAACCTTTCTAGCCATAGGGCAAGAAGTAAGACACTGCCCGCGAACAAAGCATTAGAGAATGCCGTTGGTGATGAAGGTAAtagtaaaagaaattcaagaTATTCTTCTTATTCAAACGATATGGCCTTTGATGATGCCGacgaaagaaaattcagaaGTATGTCcaaaaaattcttaaaCAGGAGATCTTTTTCACCTTCGAACTTAGGCAATAAAGTGATCCCTGGAATTAATTTAAGAAATTCATTCAACAAAAATAGGAATAGTAGTTCTGATTTCTTTAGTACAAATCAGGGACAGCAAATGCCAAGAACAAGTACTGCGGGCTCAGGTAATATCCATGCAATAATGGGTTTGGATTCTGGCAATGATGATTTCAAGTTAGAAGGTATTGAATATGCttcagaaaagaaaaacagcGAATTTCATACCCTTTTCAAGGACTGCGATATTAATCCTAACGAAAAGTTAATTGTCGATCATAGTTGTGCACTATCTCGTGATATTCTTTTACAAGGAAGGATGTATATATCTGATGCACACATTGgatttttctcaaacatTTTGGGATGGGTCAGTACAGTTTTCATTCCGTTTAAGGAAATCGTTCAGATTGAGAAAAAGACTACCGCCGGAATTTTCCCCAATGGTATTGTAATTGATACGTTGCATACAAAGTACATCTTCGCCTCTTTTATGTCAAGGGATGCTACCTTTGATTTAATTACAGATGTATGGAATCAGATCATCTTAGGTAAAAAATATAGGAATGGCTTCGGTAATAATGACGACGGTACGATAAGCGATTCGAGCAGTgcattttttgatgattcCGATGACAATGACGACGATGGAGACCTGGATGACGATGACCCTGATATTAATAGCACAGATATGACATCTAGTGACGATATTGATGCTGATGTTTTCAATGAATCAAATGATCTTGGTAAAAACCAAAAATCTACGAACTACTTATTGGGTCCCAATAAACACTCTCCAACCACTGCTGATTTCAAACCTTCCAATAATGATCATTTGGTTATTGAAGCAAATATTAATGCACCATTAGGAAAAGTAGTAAATCTTTTATACGGTGAAGACGTCTCTTACTATGAAAGGATCCTTAAAGCtcagaaaaattttgaaatatcgCCAATCCCTAACAATTTCCtcacaaagaaaattcgTGACTATGCATATACGAAACCGTTATCAGGCAGCATTGGTCCAAGTAAAACAAAATGTTTGATCACAGATACTTTAGAGCATTATGATTTGGAAGACTATGTTAAAGTGCTCAGTATTACCAAGAACCCGGATGTTCCTTCAGGGAATATCTTTTCAGTGAAAactgttttccttttctcttGGGATAAAAACAACTCCACCAAATTAACAGTTTACAATTCTGTTGATTGGACTGGTAAAAGTTGGATCAAAAGTATGATTGAAAAGGGAACATTTGATGGTGTTGCGGACACCACAAAGATAATGATATCtgaaattaagaaaatcTTAAGTGATGAAGACTCAAACATAAACTCAAAGCATCAAGCCAGCAATAATGaatcagaagaagaaattattaatCTGCCAACTATTGGACCTCCAGTTCATGATCCGACGGAACctgattttcaaaaaggaaaagacGATACAGTTAtcgatgaaaaaattaatataCCAGTTCCTTTAGGAACAGTGTTTTCACTATTGTATGGTGATGACACATCATATATTAAGAAAATCATCGAAAACCAGAATAACTTTAATGTTTGTGATATTCCAAAGTTTGTGAATAACGCAAGAGAGATCACCTataccaaaaaattgaacaattCATTCGGTCCGAAGCAAACTAAATGTATAGTCACAGAGACCATCGAGCATATGGATTTgaacagtttttttatGGTAAAACAAATAGTCAGATCTCCGGATGTTCCTTACGGTAGTTCATTTTCAGTACATACGAGATTTTTCTATTCCTGGGGTGATCACAACACAACGAACATGAAAGTTGTCACCAATGTTGTCTGGACAGGTAAATCAATGCTGAAAGGAACCATTGAGAAAGGTTCAATTGATGGACAAAGAAGTTCAACAAAGCAACTCGTAGATGatctcaaaaaaataatttctaATGCTAGTTcaacgaagaaaaaatcgagGAGAAGAGGAAAGACGGTAAATAAAAGGAAATCATCACCATCCACTATCAAGAATgagaagaatgaagaaaacttcGAAGATACAAGTaccaaaaattcatttttttccgcTTTCTCAATGTTACAACAAGTAAACATAACATCCGTTCAAGGAATTATGACAAttatctctttttttatttgcttgattttcttctttagattATTATTCCATTCTAAGAATACTTCGAACATCCAGATTATTACTCCAGGAACAATCTTAATTAATGGAAATGAATATAATTACGTTCCTAATTTTAAAACACTCTATCATGTTTACGaagataatattataaaagaTGCCCGCCGTAAAGACTcgaataaaaataacataGTCACCGATACGGAGGGTCTCATATGGGACTGGTTGATAGATCGTGGAAATGGAACCGTTCAAAATAGTGTCTTGTCCAATCATATTAAGGAGAGTAATAACAAGAAGGTTAAGCTCGTAAATGGAGTTAGTGATCATAAAATACAGCAGCTAGTTGAATCTATAAAAATCACCGAATTGCAGCTGcaagaaatgaaagaatTATTGGCCCAAACGGATAACACGTCGGCTACTAACCAATTactttga
- the SKP1 gene encoding SCF ubiquitin ligase subunit SKP1 (Evolutionarily conserved kinetochore protein; part of multiple protein complexes, including the SCF ubiquitin ligase complex, the CBF3 complex that binds centromeric DNA, and the RAVE complex that regulates assembly of the V-ATPase; protein abundance increases in response to DNA replication stress): MVTSNVVLVSGEGERFTVDKKIAERSLLLKNYLNDMHDSNLQNNSDSESDSDSETNHKSKDNNNGDDDDEDDDEIVMPVPNVRSSVLQKVIEWAEHHRDSNFPDEDDDDSRKSAPVDSWDREFLKVDQEMLYEIILAANYLNIKPLLDAGCKVVAEMIRGRSPEEIRRTFNIVNDFTPEEEAAIRRENEWAEDR; this comes from the coding sequence ATGGTGACTTCTAATGTTGTCCTAGTGAGTGGTGAGGGTGAACGATTCACCGTAGACAAGAAAATCGCGGAGAGATCCCTgctattgaaaaactatCTGAACGATATGCATGACAGCAACCTACAAAACAACTCAGATTCAGAATCAGATTCAGACTCGGAAACGAACCACAAAAGCAAAGACAACAATAACGGTGACGACGACGATGAGGATGACGACGAGATTGTGATGCCCGTGCCCAATGTTCGGTCTTCCGTTTTGCAGAAGGTTATCGAATGGGCCGAGCACCACAGAGACTCTAACTTCCCtgacgaagatgacgaCGATTCCAGAAAGAGTGCTCCCGTGGACTCATGGGACAGAGAATTCCTGAAAGTGGACCAAGAGATGCTATACGAAATTATTCTGGCGGCAAACTACCTCAACATCAAGCCCTTGCTTGACGCTGGCTGCAAGGTGGTTGCTGAAATGATCAGGGGAAGGTCTCCCGAGGAAATTAGAAGAACGTTTAATATCGTCAACGACTTCACTCCAGAGGAGGAGGCTGCCATTAGGCGTGAAAATGAATGGGCTGAAGACCGTTAG
- the PEX3 gene encoding Pex3p (Peroxisomal membrane protein (PMP); required for proper localization and stability of PMPs; anchors peroxisome retention factor Inp1p at the peroxisomal membrane; interacts with Pex19p), translating into MAPNQRSRSLLQRHRGKVLISLTGIAALFTTGSVVVFFVKRWLYKQQLRITEQHFIKEQIKRRFEQTQEDSLYTIYELLPVWRMVLNENDLNLDSIVTQLKDQKNQLTRAKSSESRESSPLKSKAELWNELELKSLIKLVTVTYTVSSLILLTRLQLNILTRNEYLDSAIKLTMQQENCNKLQNRFYNWVTSWWSDPEDKADDAMVMAAKKSKKEGQEVYINEQAFLSLSWWILNKGWLSYNEIITNQIEIEFDGIHPRDTLTLEEFSSRLTNIFRNTNSQIFQQNNNNLTSILLPKDSSGQEFLLSQTLDADALTSFHSNTLVFNQLVNELTQCIESTATSIVLESLINESFHFIMNKVGIKTIAKKKPGQEDQQQYQMAVFAMSMKDCCQEMLQTTAGSSHSGSVNEYLATLDSVQPLDDLSASVYSNFGVSSSFSFKP; encoded by the coding sequence ATGGCCCCAAATCAAAGATCACGTTCGCTTCTGCAGAGACATCGAGGAAAGGTACTCATTTCATTGACTGGAATAGCTGCTTTATTTACCACAGGGTCGGTGGTAGTGTTTTTCGTGAAGAGATGGTTGTATAAACAGCAGTTACGGATTACTGAGCAACACTTCATCAAAGAACAGATCAAAAGAAGGTTCGAGCAGACACAGGAAGACTCGTTGTACACAATATACGAGCTACTTCCTGTATGGAGAATGGTTTTGAATGAAAACGATTTGAATTTGGACAGCATCGTTACCCAATTAAAGGACCAAAAGAACCAGTTGACTAGAGCAAAGTCTAGTGAAAGCAGAGAAAGTTCGCCGTTAAAAAGTAAAGCTGAGTTGTGGAACGAGTTAGAACTAAAGAGTTTGATCAAGCTGGTGACAGTGACGTACACAGTATCGTCGCTGATTCTTTTAACAAGACTGCAACTAAATATCCTGACAAGAAACGAGTACCTGGACTCCGCAATAAAATTAACCATGCAGCAGGAAAACTGCAACAAACTACAGAATAGGTTCTATAACTGGGTTACATCGTGGTGGAGCGATCCGGAGGACAAAGCGGATGATGCAATGGTAATGGCAGCAAAAAAgtcaaagaaagaaggCCAGGAAGTGTATATTAATGAGCAAGCTTTCCTATCACTATCATGGTGGATTCTTAACAAGGGGTGGTTGAGTTACAATGAAATAATTACAAATCAAATCGAAATTGAATTTGACGGCATACACCCAAGAGATACTCTAACGTTAGAAGAATTTAGTTCTCGTCTCACGAACATATTCCGGAACACGAATTCCCAAATATTCCagcaaaataataataaccTCACGTCTATTTTGCTTCCTAAAGATTCCAGTGGACAGGAGTTTCTTCTGTCACAGACGCTTGACGCGGATGCTTTAACAAGTTTTCACTCTAACACACTAGTTTTTAATCAATTGGTGAATGAACTGACCCAATGTATCGAAAGCACAGCAACATCCATAGTGTTAGAGTCTCTAATAAATGAATCATTCCATTTCATAATGAACAAGGTCGGCATAAAGACAATAGCCAAGAAAAAACCTGGCCAAGAAGATCAGCAACAGTATCAAATGGCAGTTTTCGCTATGTCGATGAAAGACTGTTGCCAAGAAATGCTTCAAACAACTGCCGGGTCTTCCCATAGCGGCAGCGTGAACGAATACCTGGCCACTCTGGATTCTGTGCAGCCGCTCGATGATCTGAGCGCCAGCGTATACAGCAACTTTGGCGTCTCCAGCTCGTTTTCCTTCAAGCCTTAA